A single genomic interval of Shewanella psychropiezotolerans harbors:
- a CDS encoding DUF494 family protein, with amino-acid sequence MFDILMYLFENYVHSEVEFLVDEDELTQELTRAGFHQSEIIKAISWLEHLAELQEGDTPYLCDHAQHSFRIYTQNEMDKLDVECRGFLLFLEQIKVLSVITREMVIDRVMELDEPMLILEDLKWVVLMVLFNAPGNESAYEKMEDLIFEQPDGRLHS; translated from the coding sequence ATGTTTGATATCCTCATGTATCTATTTGAAAACTATGTTCACAGTGAAGTAGAGTTTTTAGTGGATGAAGATGAGCTTACACAAGAGCTCACCCGTGCTGGTTTTCACCAGTCCGAGATAATTAAAGCCATCTCTTGGCTTGAACATTTAGCTGAGCTACAGGAAGGAGATACACCTTACCTGTGTGATCATGCTCAACACTCATTCAGAATTTATACTCAGAATGAGATGGATAAGCTAGATGTCGAGTGTAGAGGTTTTCTTCTATTTCTAGAGCAGATAAAAGTACTAAGCGTTATAACACGTGAAATGGTCATAGACCGTGTCATGGAACTCGATGAGCCGATGTTAATATTGGAAGATCTCAAGTGGGTAGTGCTTATGGTGTTATTTAATGCGCCAGGTAATGAGTCTGCTTATGAAAAAATGGAAGATCTTATCTTCGAGCAGCCTGATGGTCGATTGCATTCCTAA
- the dprA gene encoding DNA-processing protein DprA gives MLEHEPDALPLPESLLKRSLIPDFSRVESALSWQQAADNHYILTLDDPDYPYLLKQIIDPPTIIFVKGELHALKFPGIAIVGSRAASQTGLQIAYRLASEITGLGFAVVSGMAVGIDGSAHQACIDNDGRTLAVLGTGTDVIYPRRHRTIYEKIQYHGAIVSEFWPGTKPFAGNFPKRNRIISGLSLGTLVVEACRKSGSLITAKLALDQGREVFAVPGNILAGQSQGCHDLLKDGAKLVENVADIIEEVTALSDFHLEELRRRHHIEEVKAVDLPFASLLASVGYETTTIDDVVEHSGKAIDLVLEQMLELELQGWVAVVPGGYIRLKRS, from the coding sequence ATGTTAGAGCATGAACCCGACGCTCTTCCTCTACCAGAGAGTTTACTCAAGCGTTCACTCATTCCTGACTTTTCTCGAGTAGAGTCAGCCTTGTCATGGCAACAAGCTGCCGATAATCATTATATATTGACCTTAGACGATCCCGACTACCCTTATCTGCTCAAGCAGATAATCGATCCGCCAACGATTATATTTGTCAAAGGAGAGCTCCATGCGTTGAAGTTTCCTGGTATTGCGATTGTCGGTAGCAGAGCCGCGTCACAAACAGGACTGCAGATAGCCTATCGGTTGGCTTCTGAGATAACAGGTTTAGGTTTTGCTGTAGTGAGTGGTATGGCCGTGGGCATCGACGGCTCTGCTCACCAAGCATGTATCGATAATGACGGAAGAACCTTGGCAGTTTTGGGGACGGGAACCGATGTGATCTATCCTCGCAGACACAGGACTATTTATGAAAAAATTCAGTACCATGGAGCCATAGTCAGTGAGTTTTGGCCTGGCACTAAACCTTTCGCTGGTAATTTTCCGAAACGTAACAGGATAATCAGCGGTCTATCTCTAGGTACCTTAGTGGTAGAAGCCTGCAGAAAAAGCGGTTCACTGATTACCGCTAAGCTGGCATTGGATCAGGGGCGTGAAGTGTTCGCGGTTCCTGGCAATATTCTGGCAGGTCAGAGTCAAGGTTGCCATGACCTTCTCAAAGATGGGGCAAAGCTTGTAGAGAATGTGGCCGATATAATAGAAGAAGTTACGGCTTTATCGGATTTTCACCTTGAAGAACTGAGAAGGCGTCACCATATAGAGGAGGTTAAGGCCGTAGATTTGCCATTTGCCTCACTGTTAGCTAGTGTAGGATATGAGACCACAACAATAGATGATGTGGTTGAGCATAGTGGAAAGGCCATAGATTTAGTATTAGAGCAAATGCTTGAACTTGAATTACAAGGTTGGGTCGCTGTAGTACCCGGTGGTTATATAAGACTAAAGAGGAGCTAG
- the fmt gene encoding methionyl-tRNA formyltransferase: MKPLNIVFAGTPDFAARHLQALIDSEHNVICVYSQPDRPAGRGKKLQASPVKTLALEHDIPVYQPKSLRNEAAQQELSGLNADLMVVVAYGLILPQVVLDTPKLGCINVHGSILPRWRGAAPIQRALWAGDKETGITIMQMDLGLDTGDMLLKTQLTIEDDDTSGSLYDKLAQQGPDALIQALAGLTNGELKAEKQDETLANYAKKLSKEEAELDWDKSALQLWREIRAFNPWPISHFSHNDASIKIRQAKVSESISDAPAGTIISADKNGIEIATGEGVLSLQNMQLPGKKPLSVGDILNSRGDWFTPGTRLKNKEAS; the protein is encoded by the coding sequence TTGAAACCATTAAATATCGTTTTTGCCGGTACTCCGGACTTCGCAGCTCGCCACCTTCAAGCACTGATAGACTCTGAACATAATGTTATTTGTGTCTATTCTCAACCAGATCGCCCCGCTGGAAGAGGCAAAAAATTACAAGCGAGTCCGGTAAAAACCTTGGCGTTAGAGCATGACATTCCTGTTTACCAGCCTAAATCCTTACGTAATGAAGCAGCTCAGCAGGAACTAAGCGGCTTAAATGCCGACCTTATGGTTGTCGTCGCCTACGGTCTAATCTTGCCACAAGTTGTTTTGGATACCCCCAAACTAGGTTGTATCAATGTCCATGGCTCAATCCTTCCCCGCTGGCGCGGCGCGGCACCGATACAAAGAGCACTCTGGGCCGGCGATAAAGAAACTGGTATCACCATAATGCAGATGGACTTAGGTCTGGATACCGGTGATATGCTTCTCAAGACTCAGCTTACTATCGAAGATGATGACACCTCAGGGAGCCTCTATGACAAATTGGCACAACAAGGACCGGATGCACTTATTCAAGCATTAGCTGGTCTGACAAATGGTGAACTCAAGGCCGAGAAACAAGATGAAACTCTGGCGAACTACGCCAAGAAGCTAAGTAAAGAAGAAGCTGAGCTGGATTGGGATAAATCGGCACTGCAGCTTTGGCGCGAAATACGCGCCTTTAATCCTTGGCCTATTAGCCACTTCAGTCACAATGATGCCAGTATCAAGATCAGACAGGCTAAGGTGAGTGAATCTATTAGCGATGCACCGGCAGGCACTATCATCTCAGCCGATAAGAACGGCATAGAGATAGCGACAGGTGAAGGGGTACTGAGTCTGCAGAACATGCAGTTACCGGGTAAGAAGCCACTGAGTGTCGGCGACATTCTTAATTCTCGCGGTGATTGGTTTACTCCAGGCACACGCTTAAAAAACAAAGAGGCTAGCTAA
- a CDS encoding DNA topoisomerase family protein: protein MSKIDDQLFSSHEHALEKEYELCPKCGSELSVRHSKHGGFIGCNSYPVCDYTRPLVQHESIETQVIPGSECPECGHELAVKSGRFGIFIGCTNYPDCKHIEKHDQEEPEDQIACPSCKTGKIEQRTSRFGKSFYACSSYPKCKFLVNYRPVAEACPECGFGILIERKGAAGSRLECPKKTCKYKRAV from the coding sequence ATGTCTAAAATTGATGATCAACTGTTTAGTTCCCATGAGCATGCTTTAGAGAAAGAGTATGAACTCTGCCCTAAGTGTGGCAGTGAACTATCGGTTCGGCATAGTAAACATGGCGGGTTCATTGGATGTAATAGTTATCCTGTATGTGATTACACCCGGCCACTAGTGCAACATGAGTCAATTGAGACTCAAGTTATCCCAGGTTCAGAGTGCCCCGAGTGTGGTCATGAACTGGCGGTAAAGTCTGGACGATTTGGCATTTTTATTGGTTGTACAAATTACCCGGATTGTAAGCACATTGAAAAGCATGATCAGGAAGAGCCTGAAGATCAGATAGCTTGCCCAAGTTGTAAAACTGGGAAAATAGAGCAGAGAACTAGTCGGTTCGGGAAAAGTTTTTATGCCTGCAGTAGTTACCCTAAGTGTAAGTTTTTAGTGAACTATCGACCCGTAGCCGAAGCTTGCCCCGAGTGTGGTTTCGGCATCCTGATAGAGAGGAAAGGTGCCGCAGGGTCTCGTTTAGAGTGTCCGAAGAAGACATGCAAGTATAAAAGAGCAGTCTAA
- a CDS encoding collagenase encodes MLRKSILALAIALPALVGLSACSTSPQIITDTSLLQEITQASNESLFDASSPLLTQGAFEQVVFRLNNTANLSEANSLLYYLRAFSYFGPIDDLDDNSFALLTSGLNSLASTDVFVSSARLQEQFAVTLYRYYANNEQASALARLTPLLDNQFIQLAESASDQEHDYALWETLRAYGLLLNVARKDSDGELNKALLDLGLDKTLLAFAGSDNSIRKDKDWPKRNAYWALGLYRLALPASEDANATQDEAALDKAVADIARQDISVRGDAAKDAYTLGYHVNSFAGLEECEKNSDSCRIPEQSEILPIEHHCSDSLFILAQDLNEQELAISCTKLTSQESNFHTLLETREQPTANDFNDALRVIAFKNWSQYNAYGQLLFDISTDNGGMYIEGTPSKPGNQATFFAYRQFWIQPEFAIWNLNHEYVHYLDGHFIKYGGFGHFPEKMVWWSEGLAEYISKGNDNAKTLRIVKKKIDEAPSLEEIFATEYKDGLERTYSWSYMAIRFLAENYHEDFVQLSQYLKTDYFEGYNELLAELTQHQDEFSRWLAERAEQFDDSEDQAKPRLHKQNRYSYRDYLAPVHLIKDDAHRHY; translated from the coding sequence ATGTTGCGCAAGTCAATTTTGGCTCTTGCGATAGCTCTCCCTGCTCTTGTAGGACTATCGGCCTGTAGTACCTCACCTCAAATCATCACAGACACGAGTTTATTACAGGAAATTACTCAAGCCTCAAACGAAAGTCTATTCGATGCCAGTAGCCCATTGCTTACTCAAGGTGCCTTCGAACAAGTCGTTTTCAGGTTAAATAATACAGCCAACTTATCTGAAGCCAACAGCCTACTCTACTATTTAAGAGCCTTTAGTTACTTCGGCCCAATAGATGATTTAGATGATAATAGCTTTGCATTGCTAACATCAGGGTTAAACAGCTTAGCTTCTACAGATGTTTTTGTTTCATCTGCCCGCCTGCAAGAGCAATTTGCCGTCACCCTGTATCGCTACTACGCCAACAACGAACAGGCGAGTGCATTAGCAAGATTAACCCCACTTCTCGATAATCAATTCATTCAACTTGCTGAGAGTGCCAGCGATCAAGAACATGATTACGCCCTATGGGAGACGCTTCGGGCTTACGGCTTGCTGCTCAATGTCGCAAGAAAAGACAGTGATGGTGAGCTTAATAAGGCACTACTTGATTTGGGATTAGATAAAACCTTATTGGCATTTGCTGGCTCAGATAACAGCATACGCAAGGATAAAGACTGGCCTAAGCGCAATGCTTACTGGGCACTAGGCCTATATCGTTTAGCGCTACCAGCCAGTGAAGATGCTAACGCCACGCAAGATGAAGCAGCTTTAGATAAGGCCGTAGCCGATATAGCGAGGCAAGATATCAGCGTCAGAGGCGATGCGGCAAAGGATGCCTACACCTTAGGCTATCACGTCAACTCATTTGCGGGATTAGAAGAGTGTGAGAAAAACAGTGATAGCTGCCGTATCCCTGAGCAGAGCGAAATACTGCCTATTGAACATCATTGCTCAGACAGCCTATTTATTCTTGCACAGGATTTGAACGAGCAGGAACTGGCCATCAGCTGTACTAAGCTCACCTCTCAGGAATCTAATTTCCACACTTTACTAGAAACCAGAGAGCAGCCAACGGCTAACGATTTTAATGATGCCCTCAGAGTCATCGCCTTCAAGAATTGGAGTCAATATAACGCTTACGGCCAGTTGTTATTCGATATCAGCACGGATAATGGTGGTATGTATATAGAAGGCACACCATCTAAGCCTGGCAACCAGGCAACTTTCTTCGCCTATCGTCAGTTCTGGATCCAACCTGAATTCGCCATCTGGAATCTCAATCACGAATATGTGCACTACCTGGACGGACACTTCATCAAGTATGGCGGTTTCGGTCATTTCCCGGAGAAGATGGTGTGGTGGTCAGAGGGCTTAGCCGAATACATCTCTAAGGGTAATGACAACGCCAAAACCTTAAGAATAGTGAAGAAGAAAATCGATGAGGCGCCGAGTCTGGAAGAGATCTTCGCCACCGAATATAAAGACGGTCTGGAGCGAACTTATAGCTGGAGCTATATGGCAATTCGATTCTTGGCCGAGAACTACCACGAAGACTTCGTTCAGCTGAGCCAATATCTTAAAACAGATTACTTCGAGGGCTATAACGAGCTACTTGCAGAATTAACTCAGCATCAAGATGAATTTAGCCGCTGGCTAGCGGAGCGAGCCGAGCAGTTTGATGATAGTGAAGATCAAGCTAAGCCTAGGCTGCACAAACAAAACCGCTACAGCTATCGTGATTACTTAGCCCCAGTGCACCTGATAAAGGATGATGCTCACAGGCATTATTAA
- a CDS encoding LysM peptidoglycan-binding domain-containing protein — translation MGTPMKRLILLGLILLNCSFVFADTLTLKSGHPDSYVVEKGDTLWDISAHFLKDPWRWPKLWGANPQIANPHLIYPGDRLTLVFIDGEPRLVVKPHIRKSPAGRIMPKGGAIPAIDLALIRPYLIQNRVVDGDWFETQPMVLGGESESKHHIVGDVIYIQAELTLGDKFGVYEQGRDFVSKDGDDLGVEAILTASGRVIESGSISKVKLLSNFRETVAGNRVLPIEEDSLMSAYFMPRAAELSSPASVLASEKNLREMGKLDVVYIDKGSEDGVETGHVFSIYRDGLDIVINGDGQPVIPTERSTYENMLSSVSSANSIKMPDIYRGKLMVFKVFDKTSMGLIMVNERSVRVEDKLVKPDALLISE, via the coding sequence GTGGGAACCCCGATGAAACGATTAATTTTACTCGGTTTAATTTTATTAAATTGCTCTTTTGTGTTCGCAGATACTCTGACATTGAAATCAGGGCACCCCGACTCCTATGTGGTGGAGAAGGGAGATACCCTTTGGGATATCTCTGCACACTTCCTTAAAGATCCTTGGCGCTGGCCTAAGCTTTGGGGGGCCAACCCTCAAATAGCCAACCCCCACCTCATCTATCCTGGTGACAGGCTGACCTTAGTCTTTATTGACGGTGAACCTAGACTGGTCGTTAAACCTCATATTCGTAAGTCACCTGCAGGCAGAATCATGCCTAAAGGTGGAGCCATTCCAGCCATTGATCTTGCGTTAATCAGACCATATCTGATTCAGAACAGGGTAGTAGATGGTGACTGGTTTGAAACTCAGCCTATGGTGTTAGGCGGTGAGAGTGAATCCAAGCATCATATTGTTGGCGATGTGATTTATATTCAAGCCGAGCTGACCTTAGGTGATAAATTCGGTGTCTATGAGCAAGGTCGCGATTTTGTCAGCAAGGATGGGGATGATCTTGGTGTCGAAGCGATATTAACCGCCAGTGGTCGTGTCATCGAATCTGGTTCGATTTCTAAAGTTAAGTTACTGAGTAATTTTCGTGAAACAGTTGCAGGCAACCGAGTGCTGCCAATCGAAGAAGACTCATTAATGTCCGCTTACTTTATGCCTAGAGCCGCCGAGCTTTCATCTCCTGCATCCGTGCTAGCCTCTGAGAAGAATCTTCGTGAGATGGGTAAACTCGATGTTGTTTATATAGATAAAGGCAGCGAGGACGGTGTCGAAACCGGTCATGTCTTCTCTATCTATAGAGATGGCCTAGATATAGTGATTAATGGTGATGGTCAGCCTGTAATACCGACAGAGCGAAGTACATACGAGAATATGTTGTCGAGTGTCTCTTCCGCTAACTCTATCAAGATGCCGGATATCTATCGAGGCAAGTTGATGGTGTTCAAGGTGTTCGACAAGACCAGCATGGGACTCATCATGGTTAATGAGAGGTCCGTTAGAGTCGAAGATAAGCTAGTAAAACCCGATGCACTCCTTATCAGTGAATAA
- the def gene encoding peptide deformylase: MSLLKVLRFPDERLRTFAKPVTEFNTGLQTQIDNMFETMYEEKGIGLAATQVDYHRQLIIMDLQDEEERPKVFINLEIVASSGHFSNEEGCLSVPGIYADIERAEHVTIKAQDRDGHEFTLEADGLFAICLQHELDHLKGKLFVDYLSPLKRQRIKQKLEKAARLEAKQG; this comes from the coding sequence ATGAGTTTACTAAAAGTTTTACGTTTTCCCGATGAAAGATTACGCACGTTTGCAAAGCCTGTTACAGAGTTTAACACTGGCCTGCAAACTCAAATCGATAATATGTTCGAAACCATGTACGAAGAGAAGGGGATTGGCCTAGCTGCAACTCAGGTCGATTACCATAGACAATTGATTATCATGGATCTTCAAGATGAAGAAGAAAGACCAAAGGTCTTCATAAATTTGGAAATTGTTGCCAGCAGTGGCCACTTTTCCAATGAAGAAGGCTGTCTTTCAGTACCAGGGATCTATGCCGACATTGAGCGTGCCGAACATGTCACCATCAAGGCTCAGGATCGAGATGGTCATGAGTTCACTCTCGAAGCCGATGGCTTATTCGCCATCTGTTTACAGCACGAACTGGACCACCTTAAAGGCAAGTTATTTGTCGATTACCTGTCGCCCTTAAAGCGTCAGCGCATCAAGCAAAAGCTGGAAAAAGCCGCACGACTAGAAGCAAAACAGGGATAG
- the rsmB gene encoding 16S rRNA (cytosine(967)-C(5))-methyltransferase RsmB: MNLRALAAKVAFQVLEKGTSLSVALPDQQKHLESGKDKALLAELSYGVMRHLPQLDKLVSDCMSKPLKGKQRIVHQLLLIGCYQLYFTRIPSHAAISETAEACRQLKFEGLVKVVNGVLRNIQRQEKPLPTDNDTLAFNTPAWIVKRLKAAYPENWQEVIEQSHQRPPMWLRNNKLSQTRDEYLATLAEIEIPASAGKSSDAILLESPRDVTQLPGFEQGAASVQDGAAQWAATLLAPKDGELVLDACAAPGGKTCHLLELANIQLVAVDFDEKRLERVQQNLDRLSLEAKLVHGDAADIDSWWQGDKFDRILLDAPCSATGVIRRHPDIKWLRKQADIDELASLQSKILDHCWQWLKPGGTLLYATCSILPQENEQQIRSFLARADDATLVPISEQPNSDDIGWQITPGTENMDGFYYARLVKG, encoded by the coding sequence ATGAACTTGCGCGCACTGGCGGCAAAAGTCGCATTTCAGGTGCTTGAGAAAGGTACCTCGTTATCCGTCGCCCTTCCCGATCAACAGAAACACCTAGAAAGTGGCAAAGATAAGGCCCTACTTGCAGAGCTTAGCTATGGCGTGATGCGCCACCTGCCCCAGCTTGATAAGTTGGTCAGCGACTGCATGAGCAAACCATTGAAAGGCAAGCAGAGAATCGTTCACCAACTGCTGCTTATAGGTTGCTATCAACTCTACTTTACCCGAATTCCCAGCCATGCTGCGATTTCAGAAACTGCTGAAGCCTGCAGACAGCTTAAGTTTGAAGGCTTGGTTAAAGTAGTTAATGGTGTACTGCGTAACATTCAACGCCAAGAAAAGCCGCTGCCGACAGATAACGATACCTTAGCCTTCAACACCCCAGCCTGGATTGTTAAGCGCCTTAAAGCCGCTTACCCTGAAAATTGGCAAGAGGTTATCGAGCAGAGCCACCAGCGTCCGCCAATGTGGCTGCGCAATAATAAGTTGTCACAGACTCGGGATGAGTATCTTGCCACCTTAGCCGAAATAGAGATCCCGGCTTCTGCTGGCAAGAGCAGCGATGCTATCTTACTCGAGAGCCCGAGAGATGTAACACAGCTGCCAGGCTTCGAACAAGGTGCCGCTTCGGTTCAGGATGGTGCGGCTCAGTGGGCTGCCACGCTACTGGCCCCTAAAGATGGTGAGCTGGTACTCGATGCTTGTGCAGCGCCAGGGGGCAAGACTTGCCATCTATTAGAGCTGGCAAATATTCAGCTGGTCGCCGTCGATTTCGATGAGAAACGTCTCGAGCGTGTGCAACAGAATCTGGATCGCCTATCACTCGAGGCCAAGCTAGTTCATGGAGATGCTGCCGATATTGATTCCTGGTGGCAAGGTGACAAGTTCGATCGTATCTTACTCGACGCCCCCTGTTCGGCAACGGGTGTAATACGTCGCCATCCGGATATCAAGTGGCTAAGAAAACAAGCCGATATTGATGAGCTAGCCTCACTACAGAGTAAAATTTTAGATCATTGCTGGCAGTGGCTTAAGCCAGGTGGCACACTCCTGTATGCAACCTGCTCGATTCTCCCACAAGAGAATGAACAGCAAATCCGCTCATTCTTAGCAAGAGCCGATGACGCCACTCTAGTTCCTATCAGTGAACAGCCAAATTCCGACGATATCGGCTGGCAAATTACCCCGGGAACAGAGAATATGGACGGATTCTATTACGCTCGCCTAGTAAAGGGATAA
- a CDS encoding L-threonylcarbamoyladenylate synthase, which produces MLQLDPSEISEVIENGGVIAYPTEAVYGLGCDPDNDVAIAKLLGLKQRPWQKGLILVASDYSQLAPYLDDTQLTSKQLESVFSKWPGPFTFIMPIRYDISKLLCGSFNSLAVRVSAHPGIQAICNKLGKPLVSTSANITGQEPAMSLDEVTAQFEGVIAGVATGELGLEASPSTIIDALSGKVLR; this is translated from the coding sequence ATGTTGCAGTTAGACCCATCAGAAATTTCTGAGGTGATTGAAAATGGAGGCGTGATCGCCTATCCAACCGAGGCTGTGTATGGCTTAGGCTGTGATCCTGATAATGATGTAGCGATAGCGAAGTTACTCGGCTTGAAGCAGCGTCCTTGGCAGAAGGGATTGATCTTAGTCGCCAGCGATTATTCTCAGCTCGCGCCCTACCTCGATGACACTCAGTTGACGAGTAAACAGCTTGAGTCAGTGTTTTCCAAATGGCCGGGCCCTTTCACTTTTATTATGCCTATAAGATACGATATTTCTAAGCTGCTCTGTGGCAGCTTTAATTCATTGGCGGTTAGGGTCTCCGCTCATCCTGGAATACAAGCTATCTGTAATAAGCTGGGTAAACCTCTGGTGTCTACCAGTGCAAATATTACCGGACAAGAGCCGGCAATGAGTTTGGATGAAGTGACCGCACAATTTGAAGGCGTGATAGCAGGCGTTGCCACTGGAGAATTAGGCTTAGAGGCTAGCCCTTCGACGATTATCGACGCCCTCAGCGGCAAGGTCTTACGCTAA
- the trkA gene encoding Trk system potassium transporter TrkA encodes MKIIILGAGQVGGTLAENLVGENNDITVVDYDKTRLRSLQDKYDLRVVLGHGAHPDVLKEAGAEDADMLIAVTNSDECNMAACQIAYTLFGTPTKIARIRSEQYLALKDKLFINSETKQSDNRTRGGFIIDELIAPEQLVTSYIRRLVEYPGALQVLEFAEGRLSLVAVKAYYGGPLVGNALAALREHMPNIDTRVAAIFRQGRAIMPRGTTIIEADDEVFFLADSRHVRAVMSEMQKLDNSYRNIMIAGGGNIGMGLAKQLQRNHSVKLIEHRQERAEELSERLENTTVFCGDASDQELLLEEHIDQTDVFIAVTNDDEANIMAALLAKRMGAKKVMVLIQREAYVDIVQEANIDIAISPQQATISALLTHIRQGDICNVYSLRRGAAEAIEAIAHGDSKTSKVVGKKIGDIKLPPGTTIGAIVRDEEVLMAHDKTVIEQGDHVVLFLVNKKFIGEVEKLFQPSAFFF; translated from the coding sequence ATGAAGATTATCATTTTGGGTGCGGGTCAGGTCGGTGGCACGCTGGCTGAGAACTTAGTCGGTGAAAACAATGACATCACAGTCGTCGATTACGACAAGACCCGGTTGCGTTCACTGCAGGACAAATACGATCTACGAGTCGTACTCGGCCATGGTGCTCACCCGGATGTGCTCAAGGAAGCAGGCGCCGAAGATGCCGATATGCTGATCGCCGTGACCAACAGCGATGAATGTAATATGGCGGCCTGTCAGATCGCTTATACCCTGTTTGGAACACCAACTAAAATTGCCCGGATCCGTTCGGAGCAATACTTAGCGCTTAAAGATAAGTTGTTTATCAATAGTGAAACCAAGCAAAGTGATAATCGAACTCGTGGTGGTTTCATTATCGATGAGCTTATCGCCCCAGAACAGTTAGTGACCTCCTACATCCGCCGCTTGGTGGAATACCCCGGAGCTCTACAGGTACTGGAATTTGCCGAGGGGCGCCTCAGCTTAGTCGCGGTAAAAGCCTATTATGGTGGCCCCTTGGTGGGTAATGCTCTCGCCGCCCTGCGCGAGCATATGCCTAATATCGATACCCGAGTCGCGGCCATATTCAGACAAGGCCGCGCAATCATGCCGCGCGGTACTACTATCATCGAAGCCGATGACGAAGTCTTCTTCCTTGCCGATAGCCGCCATGTACGCGCAGTGATGAGTGAGATGCAAAAGCTCGATAACTCCTACCGCAATATCATGATTGCCGGTGGTGGTAATATAGGAATGGGACTCGCCAAACAGCTGCAGCGCAATCACTCAGTCAAGCTTATCGAACATAGACAAGAGCGGGCCGAGGAGCTTTCCGAGCGATTGGAAAACACCACAGTATTTTGTGGTGATGCCTCAGATCAGGAGCTCCTGCTCGAAGAGCATATCGATCAGACCGATGTGTTTATCGCCGTCACCAATGACGATGAAGCCAACATCATGGCCGCACTACTCGCTAAGCGCATGGGTGCCAAGAAGGTAATGGTACTGATTCAACGTGAGGCTTATGTCGATATCGTTCAAGAAGCCAATATCGATATCGCCATCTCTCCTCAGCAAGCCACTATATCTGCACTCTTGACCCATATTCGTCAGGGCGATATCTGTAACGTCTACTCCCTACGCCGCGGAGCTGCCGAGGCCATTGAGGCCATAGCTCACGGCGATTCCAAGACCTCCAAAGTAGTAGGCAAGAAGATAGGTGATATTAAGCTGCCACCGGGTACAACTATCGGTGCCATAGTGCGGGATGAAGAGGTGTTGATGGCTCATGACAAGACAGTAATAGAACAAGGCGACCATGTCGTTCTCTTCTTGGTAAACAAGAAGTTTATCGGCGAAGTTGAGAAGCTTTTCCAGCCAAGCGCATTCTTCTTTTAA
- the hemG gene encoding menaquinone-dependent protoporphyrinogen IX dehydrogenase gives MKSVLVLYYSRGGHTARISRAVAEQIESSGNRCTVMHISEATQSGLDWSQYDCVALGACVLYGSYDKSVFAFATEHQAALDSIPSSFYSVNVVARNPEKRIPENNKYLQKFIELSPWKPKDVKVIAGKVDYPSWRWWDRLAIQMIMKMTDGPTDPKSVIDYTDWDDVKVYADHLVSLAK, from the coding sequence ATGAAGTCAGTACTGGTACTTTACTACTCCAGAGGTGGTCATACCGCCAGAATCAGCCGCGCCGTCGCCGAACAAATTGAAAGCAGCGGAAACAGATGCACTGTGATGCATATCAGTGAGGCGACGCAAAGTGGCTTGGATTGGTCACAATATGACTGCGTCGCTTTAGGTGCCTGTGTACTTTACGGTAGCTATGATAAATCAGTATTCGCCTTTGCCACTGAACATCAAGCAGCCTTAGATAGCATTCCCAGCAGTTTTTACAGCGTTAATGTTGTCGCTCGTAATCCCGAGAAGCGCATCCCGGAGAATAACAAGTATCTGCAGAAATTCATCGAGCTTTCCCCCTGGAAACCCAAGGACGTTAAAGTGATCGCCGGCAAGGTTGATTACCCCTCATGGCGCTGGTGGGACAGACTCGCTATTCAGATGATCATGAAGATGACAGATGGCCCAACAGACCCTAAATCGGTGATCGACTACACCGACTGGGATGACGTTAAAGTCTATGCCGATCATTTGGTTAGTTTAGCTAAATAA
- a CDS encoding ArsR/SmtB family transcription factor, with product MQKDIDVNAMVTNAENAAKWLKAIANPNRLMILCLLLDNELSVTQLNETIPLSQSALSQHLAVLRTQDLVSTRKSSQVVYYSLKNEQVTEIISIMHKQFCT from the coding sequence ATGCAAAAAGATATCGATGTAAATGCCATGGTGACCAATGCAGAGAATGCGGCTAAATGGCTAAAAGCGATTGCCAACCCAAATCGATTGATGATCTTGTGCCTACTGCTGGATAATGAATTAAGTGTGACTCAACTAAATGAGACCATCCCGCTGAGCCAATCAGCCCTGTCTCAGCATCTTGCCGTTTTAAGAACACAGGATCTGGTGTCTACACGTAAGAGCTCCCAGGTGGTGTATTACTCACTCAAGAATGAACAGGTCACTGAAATCATCTCGATCATGCATAAG